In Solanum lycopersicum chromosome 5, SLM_r2.1, the following are encoded in one genomic region:
- the Bs4 gene encoding bacterial spot disease resistance protein 4 isoform X3, whose amino-acid sequence MECKEEENGQTVIPIFYNVDPSHVRYQTESFGAAFAKHESKYKDDVEGMQKVQRWRTALTAAANLKGYDIRNGIESENIQQIVDCISSKFYHGDQMEYLAGDICWFGNGSRVIVTTRNKHLIEKDDAIYEVSTLPDHEAMQLFNMHAFKKEVPNEDFKELALEIVNHAKGLPLALKVWGCLLHKKNLSLWKITVEQIKKDSNSEIVEQLKISYDGLESEEQEIFLDIACFFRGEKRKEVMQILKSCDFGAEYGLDVLINKSLVFISENDRIEMHDLIRDMGRYVVKMQKLQKKRSRIWDVEDFKEVMIDYTGTMTVEAIWFSCFEEVRFNKEAMKKMKRLRILHIFDGFVKFFSSPPSSNSNDSEEEDDSYDLVVDHHDDSIEYLSNNLRWLVWNHYSWKSLPENFKPEKLVHLELRWSSLHYLWKKTEHLPSLRKLDLSLSKSLVQTPDFTGMPNLEYLNLEYCSKLEEVHYSLAYCEKLIELNLSWCTKLRRFPYINMESLESLDLQYCYGIMVFPEIIGTMKPELMILSANTMITELPSSLQYPTHLTELDLSGMENLEALPSSIVKLKDLVKLNVSYCLTLKSLPEEIGDLENLEELDASRTLISQPPSSIVRLNKLKSLKLMKRNTLTDDVCFVFPPVNNGLLSLEILELGSSNFEDGRIPEDIGCLSSLKELRLEGDNFNHLPQSIAQLGALRFLYIKDCRSLTSLPEFPPQLDTIFADWSNDLICKSLFLNISSFQHNISASDSLSLRVFTSLGSSIPIWFHHQGTDTSVSVNLPENWYVSDNFLGFAVCYYGNLTENTAELIMSSAGMPCITWKLLLSNHSECTYIRIHFFLVPFAGLWDTSNANGKTPNDYKHIMLSFPQELKECGVRLFYEDESVLETTNDELTIGVRRIRYDDDDSEHYEEAGCSSSKKQRS is encoded by the exons GATTGAATCAGAGAATATTCAGCAGATCGTAGATTGCATCTCTTCCAAATTTT ATCATGGTGATCAGATGGAGTATTTAGCAGGTGATATTTGTTGGTTTGGTAATGGCAGCAGAGTTATTGTAACAACTAGAAACAAACATTTGATAGAGAAAGATGATGCGATATACGAAGTGTCTACACTGCCTGATCATGAAGCTATGCAATTATTCAATATGCATgcttttaaaaaagaagttcCAAATGAGGATTTTAAGGAGTTGGCGTTAGAGATAGTAAATCACGCTAAAGGCCTCCCTTTAGCCCTCAAGGTGTGGGGCTGTTtattgcataaaaaaaatctctctTTATGGAAAATAACAGTAGAGCAAATAAAGAAAGACTCTAATTCAGAAATTGTTGAACAACTCAAAATAAGTTATGATGGGTTGGAGTCCGAAGAGCAGgaaatatttttagatataGCATGTTTCTTCCGcggagagaaaagaaaagaggtcATGCAAATTCTTAAGAGTTGTGACTTTGGAGCTGAATACGGATTGGATGTTCTGATTAATAAATCTCTTGTGTTCATATCTGAAAATGACAGGATTGAAATGCATGATTTGATTAGAGATATGGGTAGATATGTGGTGAAAATGCAAAAGCTTCAGAAAAAACGTAGCAGAATATGGGATGTTGAAGATTTCAAAGAAGTGATGATAGACTATACG GGGACCATGACAGTGGAAGCAATCTGGTTTAGTTGCTTTGAAGAAGTACGTTTTAATAAGGAggcaatgaaaaaaatgaaaaggctTAGGATATTACACATATTTGATGGTTTTGTCAAATTCTTCTCTTCGCCTCCCTCTTCCAATTCCAATGAttcagaagaagaagatgattcCTACGACTTAGTCGTAGATCACCATGATGACTCTATTGAGTACCTGTCCAATAACTTGCGTTGGTTAGTCTGGAATCACTATTCTTGGAAGTCATTGCCAGAAAATTTTAAACCAGAAAAGCTTGTTCATCTTGAACTCCGTTGGAGTTCGCTTCATTATTTATGGAAGAAAACAGAG CATTTGCCGTCTCTACGAAAGCTAGATCTCAGCTTATCTAAAAGTCTGGTGCAAACACCAGATTTCACGGGGATGCCAAATTTGGAGTATTTGAATCTGGAGTACTGTAGTAAGCTTGAAGAGGTTCACTATTCCCTAGCATATTGCGAAAAACTCATTGAGTTAAATTTGAGTTGGTGTACAAAGCTTAGGAGATTTCCATATATTAACATGGAATCTCTTGAATCTCTGGATCTACAATATTGCTATGGTATAATGGTGTTTCCAGAAATCATCGGAACGATGAAGCCGGAGTTAATGATTCTCTCAGCAAACACTATGATAACTGAACTACCATCATCTCTTCAGTACCCAACTCATCTCACAGAGCTAGATTTGAGTGGCATGGAAAACCTTGAAGCTCTTCCAAGCAGCATTGTCAAGTTGAAAGATTTGGTGAAGCTAAATGTGTCGTACTGCTTAACGCTTAAAAGCTTGCCTGAAGAGATTGGTGATTTAGAAAACTTGGAGGAACTTGATGCTTCGCGTACTCTAATTTCACAGCCTCCATCTTCCATTGTCCGCTTGAACAAGCTTAAATCCTTGAAGTTAATGAAACGAAACACATTAACAGATGATGTGTGCTTTGTGTTTCCTCCTGTGAATAACGGGTTACTCTCATTGGAAATTCTGGAGCTCGGTTCCTCCAATTTCGAAGATGGAAGAATTCCGGAAGATATTGGATGTTTATCCTCTTTGAAAGAGTTACGTCTCGAGGGAGATAATTTCAATCATTTGCCTCAAAGCATAGCCCAACTTGGTGCACTTCGATTCTTATACATAAAAGATTGCAGGAGTCTTACAAGTCTGCCAGAATTTCCACCGCAATTAGATACAATATTTGCAGATTGGAGCAATGATTTGATCTGTAAGTCACTGTTTCTAAATATCTCATCATTCCAACATAACATCTCTGCTTCAGATTCGTTGTCGTTAAGAGTGTTTACGAGTTTGGGGAGTAGTATCCCAATCTGGTTCCACCATCAGGGAACAGATACAAGTGTTTCAGTCAATTTGCCTGAAAACTGGTATGTATCAGATAACTTCTTGGGATTCGCTGTATGTTACTATGGCAATTTAACTGAGAACACAGCTGAATTGATTATGAGTTCTGCAGGGATGCCATGTATCACCTGGAAACTTTTGTTATCGAATCATTCAGAATGTACATATATTAGGATTCATTTTTTCTTGGTACCTTTTGCTGGCTTATGGGATACATCTAACGCCAATGGTAAAACACCAAATGACTATAAGCACATTATGTTATCTTTTCCTCAAGAATTGAAGGAGTGTGGAGTTCGTTTGTTCTATGAAGATGAATCTGTGCTTGAGACCACCAATGATGAACTTACCATTGGGGTAAGGAGGATCAGATACGACGACGACGATAGTGAACATTATGAGGAGGCTGGTTGTTCCTCTTCTAAGAAACAAAGATCATAA
- the Bs4 gene encoding bacterial spot disease resistance protein 4 isoform X2, with amino-acid sequence MECKEEENGQTVIPIFYNVDPSHVRYQTESFGAAFAKHESKYKDDVEGMQKVQRWRTALTAAANLKGYDIRNGIESENIQQIVDCISSKFCTNAYSLSFLQDIVGINAHLEKLKSKLQIEINDVRILGIWGIGGVGKTRIAKAIFDTLSYQFEASCFLADVKEFAKKNKLHSLQNILLSELLRKKNDYVYNKYDGKCMIPNRLCSLKVLIVLDDIDHGDQMEYLAGDICWFGNGSRVIVTTRNKHLIEKDDAIYEVSTLPDHEAMQLFNMHAFKKEVPNEDFKELALEIVNHAKGLPLALKVWGCLLHKKNLSLWKITVEQIKKDSNSEIVEQLKISYDGLESEEQEIFLDIACFFRGEKRKEVMQILKSCDFGAEYGLDVLINKSLVFISENDRIEMHDLIRDMGRYVVKMQKLQKKRSRIWDVEDFKEVMIDYTGTMTVEAIWFSCFEEVRFNKEAMKKMKRLRILHIFDGFVKFFSSPPSSNSNDSEEEDDSYDLVVDHHDDSIEYLSNNLRWLVWNHYSWKSLPENFKPEKLVHLELRWSSLHYLWKKTEHLPSLRKLDLSLSKSLVQTPDFTGMPNLEYLNLEYCSKLEEVHYSLAYCEKLIELNLSWCTKLRRFPYINMESLESLDLQYCYGIMVFPEIIGTMKPELMILSANTMITELPSSLQYPTHLTELDLSGMENLEALPSSIVKLKDLVKLNVSYCLTLKSLPEEIGDLENLEELDASRTLISQPPSSIVRLNKLKSLKLMKRNTLTDDVCFVFPPVNNGLLSLEILELGSSNFEDGRIPEDIGCLSSLKELRLEGDNFNHLPQSIAQLGALRFLYIKDCRSLTSLPEFPPQLDTIFADWSNDLICKSLFLNISSFQHNISASDSLSLRVFTSLGSSIPIWFHHQGTDTSVSVNLPENWYVSDNFLGFAVCYYGNLTENTAELIMSSAGMPCITWKLLLSNHSECTYIRIHFFLVPFAGLWDTSNANGKTPNDYKHIMLSFPQELKECGVRLFYEDESVLETTNDELTIGVRRIRYDDDDSEHYEEAGCSSSKKQRS; translated from the exons GATTGAATCAGAGAATATTCAGCAGATCGTAGATTGCATCTCTTCCAAATTTTGTACGAATGcttattctttatcttttttgcaAGATATTGTGGGAATAAATGCTCACTTAGAGAAACTAAAATCGAAACTTCAAATAGAAATCAATGATGTTCGGATTTTAGGGATCTGGGGAATAGGCGGAGTCGGTAAAACAAGAATAGCAAAAGCCATTTTTGATACTCTATCTTATCAATTTGAAGCTTCTTGTTTTCTTGCTGATGTTAAAGAATTTGCAAAAAAGAATAAACTGCATTCTTTACAAAATATTCTTCTCTCTGAACtgttaaggaaaaaaaatgattacGTCTACAACAAGTATGATGGAAAGTGTATGATTCCAAACAGACTTTGTTCTTTGAAGGTTCTAATTGTGCTTGATGATATAGATCATGGTGATCAGATGGAGTATTTAGCAGGTGATATTTGTTGGTTTGGTAATGGCAGCAGAGTTATTGTAACAACTAGAAACAAACATTTGATAGAGAAAGATGATGCGATATACGAAGTGTCTACACTGCCTGATCATGAAGCTATGCAATTATTCAATATGCATgcttttaaaaaagaagttcCAAATGAGGATTTTAAGGAGTTGGCGTTAGAGATAGTAAATCACGCTAAAGGCCTCCCTTTAGCCCTCAAGGTGTGGGGCTGTTtattgcataaaaaaaatctctctTTATGGAAAATAACAGTAGAGCAAATAAAGAAAGACTCTAATTCAGAAATTGTTGAACAACTCAAAATAAGTTATGATGGGTTGGAGTCCGAAGAGCAGgaaatatttttagatataGCATGTTTCTTCCGcggagagaaaagaaaagaggtcATGCAAATTCTTAAGAGTTGTGACTTTGGAGCTGAATACGGATTGGATGTTCTGATTAATAAATCTCTTGTGTTCATATCTGAAAATGACAGGATTGAAATGCATGATTTGATTAGAGATATGGGTAGATATGTGGTGAAAATGCAAAAGCTTCAGAAAAAACGTAGCAGAATATGGGATGTTGAAGATTTCAAAGAAGTGATGATAGACTATACG GGGACCATGACAGTGGAAGCAATCTGGTTTAGTTGCTTTGAAGAAGTACGTTTTAATAAGGAggcaatgaaaaaaatgaaaaggctTAGGATATTACACATATTTGATGGTTTTGTCAAATTCTTCTCTTCGCCTCCCTCTTCCAATTCCAATGAttcagaagaagaagatgattcCTACGACTTAGTCGTAGATCACCATGATGACTCTATTGAGTACCTGTCCAATAACTTGCGTTGGTTAGTCTGGAATCACTATTCTTGGAAGTCATTGCCAGAAAATTTTAAACCAGAAAAGCTTGTTCATCTTGAACTCCGTTGGAGTTCGCTTCATTATTTATGGAAGAAAACAGAG CATTTGCCGTCTCTACGAAAGCTAGATCTCAGCTTATCTAAAAGTCTGGTGCAAACACCAGATTTCACGGGGATGCCAAATTTGGAGTATTTGAATCTGGAGTACTGTAGTAAGCTTGAAGAGGTTCACTATTCCCTAGCATATTGCGAAAAACTCATTGAGTTAAATTTGAGTTGGTGTACAAAGCTTAGGAGATTTCCATATATTAACATGGAATCTCTTGAATCTCTGGATCTACAATATTGCTATGGTATAATGGTGTTTCCAGAAATCATCGGAACGATGAAGCCGGAGTTAATGATTCTCTCAGCAAACACTATGATAACTGAACTACCATCATCTCTTCAGTACCCAACTCATCTCACAGAGCTAGATTTGAGTGGCATGGAAAACCTTGAAGCTCTTCCAAGCAGCATTGTCAAGTTGAAAGATTTGGTGAAGCTAAATGTGTCGTACTGCTTAACGCTTAAAAGCTTGCCTGAAGAGATTGGTGATTTAGAAAACTTGGAGGAACTTGATGCTTCGCGTACTCTAATTTCACAGCCTCCATCTTCCATTGTCCGCTTGAACAAGCTTAAATCCTTGAAGTTAATGAAACGAAACACATTAACAGATGATGTGTGCTTTGTGTTTCCTCCTGTGAATAACGGGTTACTCTCATTGGAAATTCTGGAGCTCGGTTCCTCCAATTTCGAAGATGGAAGAATTCCGGAAGATATTGGATGTTTATCCTCTTTGAAAGAGTTACGTCTCGAGGGAGATAATTTCAATCATTTGCCTCAAAGCATAGCCCAACTTGGTGCACTTCGATTCTTATACATAAAAGATTGCAGGAGTCTTACAAGTCTGCCAGAATTTCCACCGCAATTAGATACAATATTTGCAGATTGGAGCAATGATTTGATCTGTAAGTCACTGTTTCTAAATATCTCATCATTCCAACATAACATCTCTGCTTCAGATTCGTTGTCGTTAAGAGTGTTTACGAGTTTGGGGAGTAGTATCCCAATCTGGTTCCACCATCAGGGAACAGATACAAGTGTTTCAGTCAATTTGCCTGAAAACTGGTATGTATCAGATAACTTCTTGGGATTCGCTGTATGTTACTATGGCAATTTAACTGAGAACACAGCTGAATTGATTATGAGTTCTGCAGGGATGCCATGTATCACCTGGAAACTTTTGTTATCGAATCATTCAGAATGTACATATATTAGGATTCATTTTTTCTTGGTACCTTTTGCTGGCTTATGGGATACATCTAACGCCAATGGTAAAACACCAAATGACTATAAGCACATTATGTTATCTTTTCCTCAAGAATTGAAGGAGTGTGGAGTTCGTTTGTTCTATGAAGATGAATCTGTGCTTGAGACCACCAATGATGAACTTACCATTGGGGTAAGGAGGATCAGATACGACGACGACGATAGTGAACATTATGAGGAGGCTGGTTGTTCCTCTTCTAAGAAACAAAGATCATAA
- the MYB117 gene encoding transcription factor MYB117 — translation MSSTSSSCSCSPMGTSMGMFFADMNSLSINTPESLDEGKGRRGSWDFQFLNKGGSFFSSRSLDEAQNSEENNESIDLNASCFNDEKQITMHTTFNSNNNSSSSGCNGKETENGQSKLCARGHWRPAEDAKLKELVAIYGPQNWNLIAEKLEGRSGKSCRLRWFNQLDPRINRRAFSEEEEERLMAAHRLYGNKWAMIARLFPGRTDNAVKNHWHVIMARKYREQSSAYRRRKMGQFVYRRSTTTVVEEADNSSGQNSVNHFSMKMNNNNGPNGWVVYGPNGSPHMAASAGEAATPSSTNNVPLYSPYSPFAAPPFDSLPAGHCGNEMINVLNQQGGRSWDRQREVTHQHPSNSLMMMNNMQQDQSQYVLQFPYVTQISSSPSTTEQGLVKEDKRSNNNSDNTTIAPPFIDFLGVGAT, via the exons ATgtcatcaacatcatcatctTGTTCTTGTTCTCCTATGGGTACTTCAATGGGGATGTTTTTTGCTGATATGAATTCACTCTCTATTAACACTCCAGAAAGTCTTGATGAAGGTAAAGGGAGAAGGGGTTCTTGGGATTTTCAATTCTTGAATAAAGGGGGgtcctttttttcttctcgTAGTCTTGATGAAGCCCAAAATAGTGAAGAAAATAATGAGTCTATTGATCTTAATGCTTCTTGTTTCAATGATGAGAAACAAATTACAATGCATACTACTTTTAACAGTAacaataatagtagtagtagtggCTGTAATGGCAAGGAAACAGAGAATGGACAGTCAAAACTTTGTGCTAGAGGTCATTGGAGACCAGCTGAAGATGCTAAGCTTAAAGAACTTGTTGCTATTTATGGCCCTCAGAATTGGAACCTtattgctgaaaagttagaaGGAAGGTCag GAAAAAGTTGTAGATTGAGATGGTTTAACCAGTTGGATCCAAGAATCAACAGAAGGGCATTTAgtgaagaggaagaggaaagaTTAATGGCTGCTCATAGATTGTATGGTAACAAATGGGCAATGATAGCAAGACTATTTCCAGGGAGAACAGACAATGCAGTGAAGAACCATTGGCATGTAATAATGGCCAGAAAATATAGAGAACAATCAAGTGCTTATAGGAGAAGAAAAATGGGACAATTTGTTTACAGAAGATCAACAACAACAGTAGTTGAAGAAGCAGATAATTCAAGTGGCCAAAATTCTGTTAACCACTTTAGtatgaaaatgaataataataatggtcCAAATGGTTGGGTTGTTTATGGACCAAATGGCTCACCCcacatggctgcttctgctggAGAAGCAGCAACTCCTAGTAGCACCAATAATGTGCCTCTCTATTCTCCATACTCACCATTTGCTGCTCCCCCTTTTGACTCATTACCTGCAG GTCATTGTGGGAATGAGATGATAAATGTTCTAAACCAACAAGGAGGCAGATCTTGGGATAGGCAAAGGGAAGTTACTCATCAACATCCATCTAATTcattaatgatgatgaataaTATGCAACAAGATCAATCACAATATGTCTTGCAGTTTCCTTATGTTACACAAATttcatcatcaccatcaacaACAGAACAAGGACTAGTAAAAGAGGACAAAAGAAGCAACAACAACAGTGATAATACCACAATTGCACCACCATTTATAGACTTTCTTGGAGTAGGAGCCACTTGA